AAAGCCGTTTCAAGTCAATGGAACGGCTTTTTAAATGTAAAAACTTCAAAAAAGCTATATGAATTAACAATATGTTTATTACATCAAATGAAGTACTTTTTAGTACAAAGTGATTAAGAGAATAGAGAAAGGCTGGTATTTACGTGATTATTCCTTATTACTCGTTTTGCTGGTGGTGTGAGGTCTGCAAAGGCTGTTTTGACAGTAGCACCATTGATAATTAATTCTACTCTTCTATTGCCACAATCAATTTTGATAAAAGTATCTTTTGGCAGCAAATTATACAAATTCAGTTTTGAAGGTTGCGCCCCTTTTCCTTTTCGCAAACCAGCATCTTTAAAGCTATTATTTATTAACGTATCGTATGTTTGACTTTTACCTACTGTCAAAAATGAAGAGAAGCCCAAACGTTTGGCTATGTTTGAAGTTATGGCAGCTTTAAAAGCCTGTACCGTGTCCTTTTCGGCTGCAAAGGCTCTTCTTTCTCTTTCTATAAAGATACTGTCTTTGAAAGTCAGATAATCATAATGTAGTTGGTAAAAATTTAATTCTGTCATCTCATTGATAAGCATTTTTGCAGCTAATTCACTTACTTTTTTGATTCTATACTCGTTCATGTTTTTTGGGAGTTTGGTTTGGGAGTGATTAAAACTATACTGATAGAAAGCCGAAAGATAAGAGTAGGTACAATTTGTAAAGGAACATCACCAGCCGAAAGGAATAAGGCAAAGGCAAAATAGTAACTCATTTTATCATTGTATGCTGCTGTAAAATTTCGGTTATTTCTCTTCATTTTTGACAGGTTTTTAAAAGTGATTAGATAAATGAATAAAAGAGCGTTTTTGATAGTTTAAAGGCTGTTTTTTTACCACGATTAGGTATTTCTATTGCTATAATAGTATTCTGTAATCGTGGTAATTTTTAATGGCTTACACGTCCTTAAATAGTGCCTTAAAATCGTCTTTTGATTTATTAGCTTCTTCTTTCTCTTTTTGTTTGGCAGCAAAGAAGTTTTTGAAGAGTGTTTTAAATTCGTCTTTCAATGTACCAGTTTTGTGTCTTTCCATTTTACCAGTTTCTTTGTTTTCGATGCGTGGGTTTCCGACTTCAAAAAAGTATTCAATGAAGGTATTTAATTCTAACTTACTCTTTTGTTTGTGTATCTCTTTATCACTATTATAAGCCTGTACCAGCGTATCTAATTGAATAGGCAGTAATAACTTCTTTTCAAGTTCCTTTACTTGTTTTGCTTTTAATTCAATATCCTTTTTATGATATCTATTAGGGTTTTTAATAGAGAATAGATAGTCTAATTCAAATTTGATTAACTCTTTCTTATATGTATTTGTAGCTGTCAGTTTTGGCTCGTTTGTTTTCTTATCAATACAGACTAAAACGGCTTTCACTTTTTCAGTATTCTCAAATACTTTGTACAATAGATTAAAATGCTTTTCAAGTAATTTTTCTGCCATAACCAACTGATTAGGATTAAGACCAGTTTTGGCAAGTTCGTTTTCTACTTCTTCATTTTCTGCTGTCGTTTCTACATAAAATTTGGTTTCTTTTTTTAGTCTGCTGTCTTTTGTTTCTTCATTCACACACTTACATAAAAAATGAAAATGATATAAATATAAGAAAGCTATATATTTACTATCGTCTTGTTTTTCTTCTTTTATTTCTTCTTTCGCTTCTTCAGTTTTCTCTTCTATCTCTTCTATCTCATTAACAGGATAGATTATTTTTTTAGGTTTATGTACTAAAGGACTGCCATTTTTTAAGCTAACTTTCTCTATTTGCTCCTGTATAAGTGCGTAATTAACCTCAAAACTCTTATTTTCTTCATTCCAATAAAGAAACGCATTTTTAAGGTGTTCAAAATAGAAAAGGTCTTTTGTAAATTTTGATTCACTTCTGTTATTTTCTTCATTACAAAAATTCATACATCTTTTAGCCTTTTCGATAATCTCTTCTTTGTTAATCTTGACTAAATCCTTACTGTCCTTGATTTGATTCAATGAAGAAGTAATTACTATATAATCTACTTTGAAGTTATCTTTTAAGCTAGTATCATTGTTTCTTATGCGTTTTCTTAATTGTAAGCTGGTAGATTCGTCGAAAGCTGTACCATTACTATTATCAAAATTTATAATAGTTGCTGGTTTGTCAGTAAAAACGCTATACCCTGTACTAATTAAGTTAGTTCCTATAATAAAAGGGTACTGCTGGTAGTCTTTGAATGAGAAACTACCAACTTCTTTATTTTCGGCTGGTGTGTTTAGTTCTGCTAAAAATTCCTTTTCCTTTTTATGTAATTTTTTTGATGCAATGATATAAGCACCTGTATTTTCCATCTTTAAACGTCTTTCAATGGTTCTTATCACTTCCATACTATCTACCATCAAAAGGGCTTTCTTATTGTTTTTATGGTGTTCTAGTAGTAAATCAATAGCAATTTGTAAGCGTTTGTTTTGCGACGGCTCTACAATTACAGTTGTTTCAATCTCTTCTTGTTTCTTAGTAGAAATAAAATCAAAATTTACTACTTGATTATCATAAACCATCTCTTTTTTTGTACCAGTAATGAGTATCGTTTTTTCGGTTTCAATGATTTTGAATACTTCATTTAATACTTTATGTCTATTTATTATCGAGGTGTCTTTTGAAAGTAATTGAGGTTCGTCGATAACAATATGAAAATCAATATTTAATGATTTACAAAGGTTTACCAGCTTTTTGAGGTTGTTTGCATTACAGTAAAGAATATCATTATTATCAATATCACTTTCTAATTTTGCAGCTTCTTCTTCAAAAGTATCGCTAATAAAAACAGGCTTTTTATGTTTGGCAGCTTCTGAAATTGCTAAGATGTTTCTTTGTGTACAAAAAATGATTTTCTTATTTAAGAAGAAATGTAAAAATTTAGCGAGTTCTACAATAGCCGTACTTTTCCCTGTATTCATTTCTGAATTAAACTGAATGGTTTTTTGGCTTGTTATTGCTTCCAAAACAATAGGATTGTTAGTAAGCGTATTACCAATATACCTACCTATTTTTACAACATTCCAATTCTTTGTTAATACCTTCATTAAATCAAAATCAAAACGATAAAGCGAAATATAATCACAAATATCATTGTGTACAGGCTTTTCAGTTACTGCTGCTGGTGGTGTGCTGGTTTCTTCTTTAGTGAAAGCATTTATAAATTTCTTTTTCTTCTTATCAAATTTATGCGTTTGTACTGTCAGTTTTGGCAGCGTAACCAGCCTAAAATTAATATTTTGATACACTTCTTTAGATAAGGCAAAACCATTGCTTACACCTGTAAAGTCCGTATCGTAACAGATTGTAATTTCTGTAATGCCTTTACTTCTTAGAATATCCTGTATGTATGCTGGTAGTGTTTTTGATTCCGTGCCTAAAGTGAAAGCATTATAACCAGCCTGTATCAATGCCAAACAATCCATTTCGCCACCAACTAAAAAAGCTGGTTCTGCTGGTCTTAACTCATTCAATCCAAACGAGTAAATATAATCTTTATCTATCTTTTCCTTTGCAGTATCTAAGTTTGGATAGTACCAAACCTTTTTCAAATCTTTGTCTAAGACCTTATAACACTCATTTTTTACTATTTCTACTGCAAAAACATTTTTATTATTTTGGTGTGCTGGTGTGCTGGTGTGGGAGTTCTGCCAAAACAAATCAATACTATCTACACTCTTCAAAAACTTCTTTGCTGTCGTTTCTGAAATGTTCCCTTTTTCTAATAAATATGTTTTGTTGGTTTCTGTAAAGTCTTGAAAGTGAAAGCTGCTTTTTTTGATTTTATTTACTTTCTTACTTGCTGTTTTTCTCTTTCTTTCTTCTTTAGCCTTTTTTATGCGTTTTAAGACACTTTCTTTAGAAACTGTAATATCACTTAGAAAATCATCTAAAGTTCCTATATTAAGGCAAAACTTACCTACAAAGTCATTTAGATTACCATTAAAGTTAAGAAAATTATTTGCATACTCTAAAGGACTGAAAGTGTCCCCTGTACGGTGGTCTTTCACTTGCCAAAACCCACGGCTTTTATTGAAGTAGAAAGAAATATCATTATCATTAAAATTCTGTATTCTGCTGTTGTTTTGCAAAATATTTAGTACAGACCATTGCTCGAGGCGTTTGGGGTCGCTATCTAAGAAGTCATTAACTTTCTCAAAAAATTGTGCTGTCTTGTTGTACTTTTGCGCTGCTGTGGGAGCTGCTGCTGTCGCTTCTTTTGAAGTGTAAAATTTTTGGTTTTTCCAAACCTTTTGCGTATCTTTGTCGTTGTTATTACGGTACATTTGTCGTATAAATGTATCACACAATTCAAACTTAATCAAAAAAATATACTACGCTCTCACACGGAAATATTTTTGATTGCACTATTATTTATTTTATGCCTTTTGGTAATAAAAACATTCAAATCCTTTTTGGTCGCCAACCGAAAAGG
The sequence above is drawn from the Bernardetia sp. ABR2-2B genome and encodes:
- a CDS encoding toprim domain-containing protein; translated protein: MYRNNNDKDTQKVWKNQKFYTSKEATAAAPTAAQKYNKTAQFFEKVNDFLDSDPKRLEQWSVLNILQNNSRIQNFNDNDISFYFNKSRGFWQVKDHRTGDTFSPLEYANNFLNFNGNLNDFVGKFCLNIGTLDDFLSDITVSKESVLKRIKKAKEERKRKTASKKVNKIKKSSFHFQDFTETNKTYLLEKGNISETTAKKFLKSVDSIDLFWQNSHTSTPAHQNNKNVFAVEIVKNECYKVLDKDLKKVWYYPNLDTAKEKIDKDYIYSFGLNELRPAEPAFLVGGEMDCLALIQAGYNAFTLGTESKTLPAYIQDILRSKGITEITICYDTDFTGVSNGFALSKEVYQNINFRLVTLPKLTVQTHKFDKKKKKFINAFTKEETSTPPAAVTEKPVHNDICDYISLYRFDFDLMKVLTKNWNVVKIGRYIGNTLTNNPIVLEAITSQKTIQFNSEMNTGKSTAIVELAKFLHFFLNKKIIFCTQRNILAISEAAKHKKPVFISDTFEEEAAKLESDIDNNDILYCNANNLKKLVNLCKSLNIDFHIVIDEPQLLSKDTSIINRHKVLNEVFKIIETEKTILITGTKKEMVYDNQVVNFDFISTKKQEEIETTVIVEPSQNKRLQIAIDLLLEHHKNNKKALLMVDSMEVIRTIERRLKMENTGAYIIASKKLHKKEKEFLAELNTPAENKEVGSFSFKDYQQYPFIIGTNLISTGYSVFTDKPATIINFDNSNGTAFDESTSLQLRKRIRNNDTSLKDNFKVDYIVITSSLNQIKDSKDLVKINKEEIIEKAKRCMNFCNEENNRSESKFTKDLFYFEHLKNAFLYWNEENKSFEVNYALIQEQIEKVSLKNGSPLVHKPKKIIYPVNEIEEIEEKTEEAKEEIKEEKQDDSKYIAFLYLYHFHFLCKCVNEETKDSRLKKETKFYVETTAENEEVENELAKTGLNPNQLVMAEKLLEKHFNLLYKVFENTEKVKAVLVCIDKKTNEPKLTATNTYKKELIKFELDYLFSIKNPNRYHKKDIELKAKQVKELEKKLLLPIQLDTLVQAYNSDKEIHKQKSKLELNTFIEYFFEVGNPRIENKETGKMERHKTGTLKDEFKTLFKNFFAAKQKEKEEANKSKDDFKALFKDV